ATATTGGTTGACAGGCTCTTTCCGTTCCCGGAAATGATGCTTGGCTTTCGGATAATATCCGATGTCAGTAATGTGTAGCATGGAAGTGAGAGGGTCTTCTTCCATTTTGTCAACGATAATGCGGGGAAGCACTAAAGCTCTTTCCCCGGTAAATCCATCTTTCAACTTTACCATAATCTCATAGTATATGATTCGACTGTTCTGCGCAAATATATAACAATGTATCTTATCTATCAAATAAACTGCAAAAAATAAGATTGTCCATCTTTATCGAATGAAATTCTATTTTTTATGCTCTTGACATGCTCTATCTTTGCAGTATCAATTAATCAATCTTCTAATGGTATGAAAAGTTATAATAAAAAGTTTGTCTATTTTATATGTTTAGTCTCTGCGATGGGCGGACTTCTCTTTGGCTACGACTGGGTGGTGATAGGGGGAGCGAAGCCTTTCTACGAACTCTATTTTGATATTGCTGATATACCTGCCATGCAGGGACTTGCCATGAGCGTGGCTTTGCTCGGTTGTTTGATTGGCGCTATGGTGGCAGGCATGATGGCAGACCGTTATGGACGTAAGCCTCTCCTGATAATTTCTGCTTTCATATTCTTGTCTTCCGCTTACGCTACCGGAGCGTTTTCCGCATTTAGTTGGTTTTTGGCAGCCCGTTTTTTAGGCGGTATCGGAATCGGAATCGCTTCGGGACTTTCTCCCATGTATATTGCCGAAGTAGCTCCTACGTCAATCAGGGGAAAACTCGTCTCGCTGAATCAATTGACGATTGTACTCGGTATCCTGGGCGCTCAAATCACTAACTGGCTGATTGCAGAACCTATTCCCGCTGACTTTTCCCCTGTGGATATTTGTGCTTCATGGAACGGGCAGATGGGATGGCGATGGATGTTTTGGGCGGCTGCCTTCCCTGCTGCGATATTCTTGTTGTTGGCATGCTTCATCCCCGAAAGTCCCCGCTGGCTGGCGATGAAAGGAAAAGAAAAGAAAGCATGGAATGTGCTTAGTAAAATAGGCGGTGACGATTATGCCGACCAGGAACTTCGTCTGGTGGAAGAAACCGGTTCTTCGAAGTCGGAAGGAGGATTGCGGCTATTATTCAGTCGTCCGTTCCGCAAGGTACTTGTTTTAGGCATTATTGTGGCTGTATTCCAGCA
The DNA window shown above is from Bacteroides faecium and carries:
- a CDS encoding sugar porter family MFS transporter, whose translation is MKSYNKKFVYFICLVSAMGGLLFGYDWVVIGGAKPFYELYFDIADIPAMQGLAMSVALLGCLIGAMVAGMMADRYGRKPLLIISAFIFLSSAYATGAFSAFSWFLAARFLGGIGIGIASGLSPMYIAEVAPTSIRGKLVSLNQLTIVLGILGAQITNWLIAEPIPADFSPVDICASWNGQMGWRWMFWAAAFPAAIFLLLACFIPESPRWLAMKGKEKKAWNVLSKIGGDDYADQELRLVEETGSSKSEGGLRLLFSRPFRKVLVLGIIVAVFQQWCGTNVIFNYAQEIFQSAGYSLGDVLFNIVVTGVANVIFTFVAIYTVERLGRRVLMLLGAGGLAGIYLILGTCYFFEVSGFFMVVLVVLAIACYAMSLGPITWVLLAEIFPNRVRAVAVATCTFALWVGSFTLTYTFPLLNNLLGSSGTFWIYAAICAVGYLFFFRALPETKGKSLEALEKDLIK